The genomic window TGGTCGGGTTGTTGGGAGAGCCGTTTTCCAGCATCCAGAAAACATTTTTGAATAAGCTTTTTTCTTTAATATTAATCCAGTAAGTATCTGTTAAATTCGGACCGATTCCTCCTTTTCCTCCTTCTCCGTGGCAGGTTACACAATTGGTCTTGAAAAGCTCCTGACCTTCAGCAATATTATCTGCGCTGTATTTTGCGGATTCCAGATTGATTTGGGGTGCAGTTTTCTCATATTCTTCGATGGAAGCGAGCATTTGCTTGGTTTCTGCATTCAGTTCTGCATCGGGATGAGCATAATCTGTAAAAGCAAAAGCCGTCATATACACTGCGCAGAAAATAAATCCGAACCAGAATAGCCCGATCCACCATTTGGGAAGTGAATTGTCGAGTTCTGTGATTCCGTCGAAACCATGATCGATCAGGATATCTTTTTCTTCAGTAGCAGACTGTTTCTTGAATGCCGAATTCCAGAGTTTTTGAAAATAAGGAATATTTTTTTCTTTTAAATATTGAGCTTTTTCTTCATCAGATAATTTGGAGAAATTCTGATTTTCAATTAAATCTCCAATCGAATTCATGATGAGAAGCAAAATAATGGCAATCAGCATCAGTCCCCAAAAGAACGGAGAAGAAAAATATCCTGAATCGTGTGCGAACATTTCGAACGCCATGATCGTCAAACCTACGGTTACAAGAATGTATATTGAAATTGGAGTTCTCGTTTTCATTTTAATTCTATTTAAAATTAATTGGTACTTGCAGTTTGAACCTGAGTGGTTTTAATATCCGTTCCTAATCTTTGCAGATAGGCGATCATCGCTACAATTTCCCTTTGCTCAAGCGGTACAAAAGAGTTTCCTTTTGCCATTCTGTCTTTATCTACCTGCTGTTTTACATCATTGGCTTCAGCATAAATTCTTTTCACAATACCTTTGGCTTGGTTGTCTGCCCATTGATTGGCGGAATCTATTTCTGCTTTTGTGTAAGGAACATCGAAATAATTTTTCATTAATTTCATTTTATCAACCATTTTGGTTTTGTCTAATGTATTGGCAATCAACCATGGAAAACGTGGCATAATGGAACCTGCAGAAGTGATTCTTGGGTTGTACATGTGTTTAAAGTGCCATGAGTCAGGGTTTCTGCCGCCTTCTCTGTGAA from Chryseobacterium wanjuense includes these protein-coding regions:
- a CDS encoding cbb3-type cytochrome c oxidase N-terminal domain-containing protein is translated as MKTRTPISIYILVTVGLTIMAFEMFAHDSGYFSSPFFWGLMLIAIILLLIMNSIGDLIENQNFSKLSDEEKAQYLKEKNIPYFQKLWNSAFKKQSATEEKDILIDHGFDGITELDNSLPKWWIGLFWFGFIFCAVYMTAFAFTDYAHPDAELNAETKQMLASIEEYEKTAPQINLESAKYSADNIAEGQELFKTNCVTCHGEGGKGGIGPNLTDTYWINIKEKSLFKNVFWMLENGSPNNPTMRPLIKEGTITGRDAEKIAAYIYHINQETAPITPAQGGAAPQGEVAKWENGNN